One part of the Synechococcales cyanobacterium T60_A2020_003 genome encodes these proteins:
- the rpsB gene encoding 30S ribosomal protein S2 — protein sequence MPVVSLAQLLESGVHFGHQTRRWNPKMSPYIYTARNGVHIIDLVQTAQLVEEAYAYVRNASEQGKKVLFVGTKRQAAGIVAQEASRCGAYFINQRWLGGMLTNWTTIKTRVDRLKELERRQESGALDLLPKKEAAVLRRELEKLQKYLGGIKTMRKLPDIVIIVDQRREYNAVQECQKLGIPIISLLDTNCDPDLVDIPIPANDDAIRSIKLIVGKLADAIYEGRHGQLDGEDDEYDYEAMDDDESDDSDFADDSDDSGEE from the coding sequence ATGCCAGTTGTTTCATTGGCTCAACTATTAGAGTCAGGGGTTCACTTTGGGCACCAAACCCGCCGCTGGAATCCCAAGATGTCTCCCTACATCTACACTGCACGGAACGGGGTTCACATTATTGACCTCGTGCAAACGGCTCAGCTCGTAGAGGAAGCCTATGCCTACGTGCGGAATGCCTCTGAGCAAGGGAAGAAAGTCCTGTTTGTAGGCACAAAGCGGCAAGCGGCTGGAATCGTGGCTCAGGAAGCTTCTCGCTGCGGTGCGTACTTCATCAACCAGCGTTGGCTGGGTGGAATGCTCACCAACTGGACAACGATCAAGACCCGCGTAGATCGTCTGAAAGAATTAGAACGTCGCCAAGAAAGTGGTGCGCTTGATCTGTTACCTAAGAAAGAAGCAGCCGTTCTCCGTCGGGAATTGGAGAAGCTTCAAAAGTACTTAGGTGGCATTAAGACGATGCGTAAGCTGCCCGATATCGTCATCATTGTGGATCAGCGTCGTGAATATAACGCTGTGCAAGAATGCCAGAAGTTAGGAATTCCCATCATTTCACTATTGGATACAAACTGCGATCCAGACCTGGTTGATATTCCTATTCCGGCAAATGATGATGCGATCCGTTCCATCAAGCTAATTGTGGGCAAGCTTGCCGATGCTATTTATGAAGGCCGTCATGGTCAGCTCGACGGAGAAGACGATGAGTATGACTACGAGGCCATGGATGACGATGAGTCCGATGATAGCGATTTCGCAGACGATAGCGACGACTCCGGAGAGGAATAG
- a CDS encoding Crp/Fnr family transcriptional regulator translates to MYSVSPEPETSRPFLTWQRVLDWAQEHYRYRVFSKDEKIPARPGLLYLVHKGAVRLVGEAQVTVSSASRSASSIAHINSEEAFLGFVGAGQPFEIVAQSPFSLQSFAHVDQTAVIWMYWNDLDNWPHFRREVLDAFRYQHQRKLLWLSTLGQRRTIDRLLGFLTLLIEEFGEPCSEGYCLPWTLTHAQIGSAIGSTRVTVTRLIGKLRQRGMIRSYGDNLLCLPADHDKTQ, encoded by the coding sequence ATGTACTCAGTATCACCTGAACCAGAGACATCTCGGCCGTTTCTGACTTGGCAACGAGTCTTAGATTGGGCTCAAGAACACTACCGCTATCGGGTCTTTAGTAAAGATGAGAAAATTCCTGCTCGCCCTGGCTTGCTGTATTTAGTTCACAAAGGAGCTGTACGTCTTGTTGGTGAGGCACAGGTTACGGTGTCCTCTGCCAGTCGTTCAGCCTCTTCCATTGCTCACATTAACTCCGAGGAAGCGTTTTTAGGTTTTGTCGGGGCAGGGCAGCCGTTTGAGATCGTTGCTCAGTCTCCCTTTTCACTTCAGAGTTTTGCCCATGTGGATCAAACGGCTGTGATCTGGATGTACTGGAACGATCTAGATAACTGGCCCCATTTCCGGCGAGAGGTACTCGATGCGTTCCGTTACCAGCACCAGCGTAAGCTTCTGTGGCTGAGCACCCTGGGACAGCGGCGCACCATCGATCGCTTGCTGGGATTTTTAACATTGTTAATTGAAGAGTTTGGTGAGCCTTGTTCGGAGGGGTACTGCCTGCCTTGGACGTTGACCCATGCGCAAATTGGTAGTGCGATTGGGTCTACACGAGTTACGGTAACACGACTGATAGGTAAGCTCCGTCAGCGCGGTATGATTCGGAGCTATGGCGACAATCTGTTATGTCTTCCGGCAGATCACGATAAGACGCAATAG
- the tsf gene encoding translation elongation factor Ts, with protein MAEISAQSVKELRERTGAGMMDCKKALQENDGDMDKAAEWLRQKGISSAEKKFSRVAAEGLVASYIHTGGRVGVLVEINCQTDFVARNEAFQALAKDVAMQIAACPNVEYVRTTDIPAEFAEREKAIEMGRDDLSDKPENIREKIVQGRIEKRLKEISLMDQPYIKDQTITVEELIKQNVATLGENIQVRRFARFVLGEGIEKEESDFAAEVAAQTQVKQAEEPRQVRVGEVIPVTVAAQTQVKQAEEPPKAEEPKAAKPAASQPESGKKKKKNKK; from the coding sequence ATGGCGGAAATATCTGCACAGAGTGTGAAAGAACTGCGCGAACGCACAGGCGCAGGCATGATGGACTGCAAGAAAGCCTTGCAGGAAAACGACGGAGATATGGACAAGGCAGCCGAATGGTTGCGTCAAAAGGGGATTTCTTCTGCTGAGAAGAAATTCAGTAGAGTGGCCGCCGAAGGGTTGGTAGCAAGTTATATTCATACGGGTGGTCGCGTGGGTGTTTTGGTGGAAATCAACTGCCAGACTGACTTTGTTGCCCGCAATGAAGCCTTTCAAGCTCTGGCGAAGGATGTGGCGATGCAAATTGCGGCATGCCCTAACGTGGAGTACGTGCGAACAACCGACATTCCTGCAGAGTTTGCAGAACGAGAGAAAGCCATCGAGATGGGTCGCGATGATCTATCTGACAAACCGGAGAACATTCGGGAAAAAATTGTCCAAGGACGTATTGAAAAGCGTCTGAAGGAAATCTCCTTGATGGATCAGCCCTATATTAAGGATCAAACCATCACGGTGGAAGAGTTGATCAAGCAGAACGTAGCAACTCTGGGTGAGAACATCCAAGTTCGTCGCTTTGCCCGATTCGTTCTCGGTGAAGGCATCGAAAAAGAGGAGTCTGATTTTGCAGCTGAGGTTGCGGCTCAAACTCAGGTTAAACAGGCTGAAGAACCTCGCCAAGTCCGTGTTGGTGAAGTGATTCCCGTCACCGTTGCGGCTCAAACTCAGGTTAAACAGGCTGAAGAACCTCCGAAGGCAGAGGAACCGAAGGCCGCAAAACCTGCAGCATCGCAGCCTGAATCTGGAAAGAAGAAGAAGAAGAACAAAAAGTAG
- a CDS encoding ABC transporter substrate-binding protein, producing the protein MAQKNDTPILILSLLITLGLLGFGGWWLARQLGLFSSSGSVTTIDSGTSPTPSPSPSGSYSLSTGDRLILPDGASPQKQQAVEAIAKGNYDQAIALLDQSLAQNRNDPEARIYLNNAQIGDQTSYTIAVAIPASSAPDAALEILRGVAQAQTEINDAGGIQGTPLKVLMADDANNPQTATKLADALVDQKDVLAVIGHFSSDTSLAASAIYQQAGLVMMSPTSTSVALSSVGDYIFRTVQSDRIAADSLARHMIEQMGVRNVAVFYNSQSDYSKSLKDAFSSIVLTEGGNVVAEIDLNTAASFNAFDSLKQARDRGAEALMLAANTPTRSQAFQVITANQGQLKLLGGDSLYNAEILQTVGQDAVGMVIAAPWNRDANPNSPFPAAARQMWGGDVSWRTALAYDATMAIANGLRANPTRAGLQEALSAPSFSVPGASGNIQFMASGDRNRAAQLVTIEPGNRSGYGYDFVPVP; encoded by the coding sequence ATGGCTCAGAAAAACGATACTCCGATTCTTATTCTGTCTCTCCTGATTACCCTTGGACTGCTGGGGTTTGGAGGATGGTGGTTAGCCCGCCAATTAGGGCTTTTCTCGTCGAGTGGTAGTGTGACGACAATAGACAGCGGTACCTCTCCCACCCCATCTCCTAGTCCATCGGGATCCTATTCGCTGAGCACGGGCGATCGCCTCATTCTACCTGACGGGGCATCTCCTCAAAAGCAGCAGGCCGTAGAGGCGATCGCCAAGGGCAACTATGACCAAGCGATCGCTCTCTTGGATCAGTCCTTAGCCCAAAATCGGAATGATCCAGAAGCCCGCATCTATCTCAACAACGCCCAAATCGGCGACCAAACCTCCTACACCATTGCCGTTGCCATTCCAGCCAGCAGCGCTCCTGATGCCGCCTTAGAAATTCTGCGGGGCGTTGCCCAAGCCCAAACAGAAATTAACGATGCTGGGGGAATTCAAGGAACTCCCCTGAAAGTTCTGATGGCAGACGACGCCAACAACCCACAAACAGCGACCAAACTAGCAGATGCGTTAGTCGATCAGAAAGATGTCCTCGCCGTGATTGGACATTTCAGCAGTGATACTTCTCTGGCGGCGAGCGCGATTTACCAGCAAGCCGGATTGGTAATGATGTCTCCGACCAGCACCTCAGTTGCCCTTTCTTCTGTAGGTGACTATATTTTTCGCACGGTTCAGAGCGATCGCATCGCCGCCGATAGCCTAGCTCGCCACATGATTGAACAAATGGGTGTTCGCAATGTAGCAGTCTTCTACAACAGCCAGAGCGACTATAGCAAATCCCTCAAGGATGCGTTTTCCTCCATTGTGTTGACGGAAGGCGGAAACGTTGTGGCCGAGATTGATCTCAATACGGCAGCATCCTTTAACGCCTTTGATAGCCTTAAACAGGCCAGGGATCGAGGAGCCGAAGCACTGATGCTAGCAGCCAATACGCCGACGCGCAGTCAGGCGTTCCAAGTGATTACGGCAAACCAAGGCCAGCTTAAGCTCCTGGGAGGAGATAGCTTGTACAATGCCGAAATCCTGCAAACTGTAGGTCAAGATGCGGTGGGCATGGTGATTGCCGCACCGTGGAACCGAGATGCGAACCCAAACTCGCCCTTTCCGGCTGCTGCGCGGCAAATGTGGGGAGGCGATGTGAGCTGGCGCACCGCCCTCGCCTATGACGCCACCATGGCGATCGCCAACGGCCTCAGGGCAAACCCAACCCGCGCCGGATTACAGGAAGCTCTGAGCGCTCCTAGCTTCTCTGTTCCAGGCGCATCTGGAAACATCCAGTTCATGGCATCGGGCGATCGAAACCGTGCTGCCCAACTGGTTACGATTGAGCCTGGAAACCGCTCCGGTTACGGGTATGACTTCGTACCTGTGCCGTGA
- a CDS encoding L,D-transpeptidase produces the protein MIQAQRDEYRARWAMVACFSVGGLLLLSQLEHVIQDQSQPESFAFSGTTLVRSNQLFLQTLGAQVVRTAFPQQTIRLVVDLSDRLVYVYKNDAVLVSYPIAIGQDGWETPQGSFSVMYMQENPVWRHPITGEWIPPGENSPLGTRWIGFWSDGLHQIGFHGTNQTDLIGQAVSHGCIRMYNSDIQDLYQYVALGTPVSIEP, from the coding sequence ATGATCCAGGCTCAGCGGGACGAGTATCGGGCACGCTGGGCAATGGTCGCCTGCTTTTCAGTCGGAGGCTTGCTGCTCCTATCGCAACTAGAGCATGTCATTCAAGACCAATCACAGCCGGAGTCCTTTGCCTTCTCAGGTACAACCTTGGTGCGATCAAACCAGCTTTTTCTGCAAACCTTGGGTGCCCAAGTGGTCCGAACAGCGTTTCCTCAACAAACGATTCGCCTCGTTGTTGATCTGAGCGATCGCCTAGTCTACGTTTACAAAAACGATGCCGTGCTGGTCAGCTATCCCATCGCTATTGGACAAGATGGATGGGAAACGCCTCAAGGGAGTTTCAGCGTCATGTATATGCAGGAAAATCCGGTGTGGCGACATCCCATCACAGGCGAGTGGATTCCTCCCGGCGAAAATAGCCCCCTCGGCACCCGCTGGATCGGATTTTGGTCCGATGGATTGCATCAAATTGGCTTTCACGGTACCAACCAAACGGACTTGATCGGCCAAGCGGTGTCCCATGGCTGTATCCGCATGTACAACTCTGACATTCAAGATCTCTATCAGTACGTTGCATTGGGAACGCCAGTGTCAATTGAGCCTTGA